The Streptomyces vinaceus genome contains the following window.
CTGGCCGCGAGCGCGGCCGTGCACAGGACCTTGCGCGAGGTGTTGACGAGGTGACGGTGAAGCGGCTTCACAGTGCGGCGATCCCCCCAAGGCGGCCGACAAGGTATACGACGGCGGGTCGAGCCGTGGATATCCACTGTCTATCAGGTATTCGGACGCGACTCACCGCCGCCCCGGCAGATATGACACACCATTCGTCTCGGCTTCACCGGCTCCTCACGGCCGTTCGCACAAAGGACGCCGGTCCCTGCCGGAAAGATCCCAAAGGCCTATGATCCGCCCGCGATCGCCCGCTTAGGGTCCTTTCATGGCGACCGGTACCAAGAACGACCCCCGGGGGCGCGGGCGGTGCGCCACGGACGGATCCGGCCCGGCCCGTCCTACGGTGGGATGCCATGACCACCATCGATCCGATCCGCGTCCCCGACCTGTCGGACCGCCCCCACCAGCTGACCGTCGAGCGGTCGATGATCGCCACCGAGCACACCCTGTACGCGGGGTGGACCGAGGAGTTCGACCGCTGGTTCGCCGCCCCCGGCTCGGTCCTGATGCGGGCCGAGGTGAACGCGCCGTTCTTCTTCGAGACCGAGTCCGCACCCGAACCGGACGGCCCGCGCACCAGGCACCCGCACTACGGGCGCTTCCTGCGGCTGGTCCCGAACCGGCTGGTGGAGCTGGCCTGGGTGACGGGCCGGGGCGGCACGGAGGGCGCCGAGACCGTCGTCACGGTCGAACTCCTCCCCCACCCGATCGGCACCCACGTCCGGCTGACGCACGCGGGCTTCCAGGACGAGGCGGCCCGCGACCGGCACGCGGCGGCCTGGGAGCAGGTACTGGTGCAGCAGGACGAGGCGCTGACCGGGGAGGAGTGAGGTCCGGGGGCCGGGCGGCTGCGCCCCTGCTCACAGGCTCTCGCGCAGCCGCCCTCAAGGCCGCCATCGCCGCCGGGCGTCGCGAACTGGCCGCCTCTTCGACGCGCTGCGCGCCGCAGACTGGCACGCCCCCGGCCTCCGTAAGGGCTGGACCGTCCGCGA
Protein-coding sequences here:
- a CDS encoding SRPBCC family protein, translating into MTTIDPIRVPDLSDRPHQLTVERSMIATEHTLYAGWTEEFDRWFAAPGSVLMRAEVNAPFFFETESAPEPDGPRTRHPHYGRFLRLVPNRLVELAWVTGRGGTEGAETVVTVELLPHPIGTHVRLTHAGFQDEAARDRHAAAWEQVLVQQDEALTGEE